A genome region from Primulina eburnea isolate SZY01 chromosome 9, ASM2296580v1, whole genome shotgun sequence includes the following:
- the LOC140841817 gene encoding probable hexosyltransferase MUCI70 isoform X2: MRIIWKRGFIRLVLTAALCNKDSKVFGMLHTMGLLTPPHRCTIPVADDLNKIVILKDNSHEKFVQRLSYMMEDIIQSNGSQSPLFGGHQTWQQREESFKVKPTMKVHCGFMQGGGAEMASKDVHYVKKCKFVVASGIFDAYDTPHQPSNISKRSESLFCFLMVVDEVSLDFIKKNSTIREDTAGGQWVGIWRLILLKHNTYDEPRRNGKVPKILTHRLFPQARYSIWIDGKMELVVDPLLLLERYLWRGKQTFAIAQHKHHRSIYEEADSNKRRKRYARPLIDLHMKIYRYEGMESWSPKRSVVSDVPEGAIIIREHTTLNNLFSCLWFNEVNLLTPRDQLSFGYVVYRLGGVFKLFMFPNCEYNSIFILHPHNREHSSKVEWAKTIAEIKKHPELIESRGGLGLWTPYPGNLDLVVLPPVARPSKAG; encoded by the exons ATGAGGATAATTTGGAAAAGGGGCTTCATTCGATTAGTTCTTACTGCTG CCCTTTGTAACAAAGATAGCAAAGTATTTGGCATGCTACATACAATGGGACTCCTGACGCCACCTCATC GTTGTACAATCCCTGTTGctgatgacctaaataagatagtTATTCTGAAGGATAATTCACATGAAAAATTTGTCCAAAGACTCTCCTACATGATGGAAGACATTATTCAGAGTAATGGATCCCAATCTCCTCTCTTTGGTGGGCATCAGACTTGGCAACAGAGAGAGGAGAGCTTCAAAGTGAAACCAACGATGAAG GTGCATTGTGGTTTTATGCAAGGTGGAGGTGCGGAAATGGCTTCAAAAGATGTCCACTATGTGAAGAAATGTAAATTTGTTGTTGCCAGTGGCATCTTTGATGCTTATGATACACCTCACCAGCCATCCAATATTAGTAAACGTTCAGAGAGTCTTTTTTGTTTTCTAATGGTGGTTGATGAAGTGTCTCTTgacttcataaaaaaaaattcaacaatCAGAGAGGATACTGCTGGAGGGCAGTGGGTCGGTATCTGGCGTTTGATCCTGCTTAAGCATAATACATATGATGAACCCAGAAGAAATGGGAAGGTTCCGAAGATATTAACCCACAGATTATTTCCTCAAGCACGTTACAGCATATGGATTGATGGTAAAATGGAACTTGTAGTTGACCCGTTGCTTCTTTTAGAGAG ATACTTATGGCGTGGGAAGCAAACATTTGCCATTGCCCAACATAAACATCATCGAAGTATCTACGAAGAAGCTGATTCCAACAAAAGGAGGAAGCGATATGCTCGTCCTCTGATTGATCTACACATGAAAATTTATCGTTACGAAGGCATGGAGTCCTGGAGTCCCAAAAGAAGTGTCGTCAGCG ACGTCCCCGAAGGAGCCATAATCATACGTGAACATACTACACTGAATAATCTGTTTAGTTGCTTATGGTTCAACGAGGTCAACCTCTTAACGCCAAGAGATCAACTAAGTTTTGGATACGTTGTTTATAGGTTAGGTGGCGTGTTCAAATTGTTCATGTTTCCGAACTGTGAATACAATTCAATCTTTATATTGCATCCTCACAATCGCGAGCATTCATCTAAAGTCGAGTGGGCAAAAACCATAGCTGAGATTAAAAAACATCCTGAGTTGATAGAGAGTAGGGGAGGGTTAGGATTGTGGACTCCTTATCCCGGGAATCTTGATTTGGTTGTGTTACCACCTGTAGCCAGACCTTCCAAAGCTGGGTGA
- the LOC140841817 gene encoding probable hexosyltransferase MUCI70 isoform X3, with amino-acid sequence MGIVHSSTLCNKDSKVFGMLHTMGLLTPPHRCTIPVADDLNKIVILKDNSHEKFVQRLSYMMEDIIQSNGSQSPLFGGHQTWQQREESFKVKPTMKVHCGFMQGGGAEMASKDVHYVKKCKFVVASGIFDAYDTPHQPSNISKRSESLFCFLMVVDEVSLDFIKKNSTIREDTAGGQWVGIWRLILLKHNTYDEPRRNGKVPKILTHRLFPQARYSIWIDGKMELVVDPLLLLERYLWRGKQTFAIAQHKHHRSIYEEADSNKRRKRYARPLIDLHMKIYRYEGMESWSPKRSVVSDVPEGAIIIREHTTLNNLFSCLWFNEVNLLTPRDQLSFGYVVYRLGGVFKLFMFPNCEYNSIFILHPHNREHSSKVEWAKTIAEIKKHPELIESRGGLGLWTPYPGNLDLVVLPPVARPSKAG; translated from the exons ATGGGAATAGTACATTCATCAA CCCTTTGTAACAAAGATAGCAAAGTATTTGGCATGCTACATACAATGGGACTCCTGACGCCACCTCATC GTTGTACAATCCCTGTTGctgatgacctaaataagatagtTATTCTGAAGGATAATTCACATGAAAAATTTGTCCAAAGACTCTCCTACATGATGGAAGACATTATTCAGAGTAATGGATCCCAATCTCCTCTCTTTGGTGGGCATCAGACTTGGCAACAGAGAGAGGAGAGCTTCAAAGTGAAACCAACGATGAAG GTGCATTGTGGTTTTATGCAAGGTGGAGGTGCGGAAATGGCTTCAAAAGATGTCCACTATGTGAAGAAATGTAAATTTGTTGTTGCCAGTGGCATCTTTGATGCTTATGATACACCTCACCAGCCATCCAATATTAGTAAACGTTCAGAGAGTCTTTTTTGTTTTCTAATGGTGGTTGATGAAGTGTCTCTTgacttcataaaaaaaaattcaacaatCAGAGAGGATACTGCTGGAGGGCAGTGGGTCGGTATCTGGCGTTTGATCCTGCTTAAGCATAATACATATGATGAACCCAGAAGAAATGGGAAGGTTCCGAAGATATTAACCCACAGATTATTTCCTCAAGCACGTTACAGCATATGGATTGATGGTAAAATGGAACTTGTAGTTGACCCGTTGCTTCTTTTAGAGAG ATACTTATGGCGTGGGAAGCAAACATTTGCCATTGCCCAACATAAACATCATCGAAGTATCTACGAAGAAGCTGATTCCAACAAAAGGAGGAAGCGATATGCTCGTCCTCTGATTGATCTACACATGAAAATTTATCGTTACGAAGGCATGGAGTCCTGGAGTCCCAAAAGAAGTGTCGTCAGCG ACGTCCCCGAAGGAGCCATAATCATACGTGAACATACTACACTGAATAATCTGTTTAGTTGCTTATGGTTCAACGAGGTCAACCTCTTAACGCCAAGAGATCAACTAAGTTTTGGATACGTTGTTTATAGGTTAGGTGGCGTGTTCAAATTGTTCATGTTTCCGAACTGTGAATACAATTCAATCTTTATATTGCATCCTCACAATCGCGAGCATTCATCTAAAGTCGAGTGGGCAAAAACCATAGCTGAGATTAAAAAACATCCTGAGTTGATAGAGAGTAGGGGAGGGTTAGGATTGTGGACTCCTTATCCCGGGAATCTTGATTTGGTTGTGTTACCACCTGTAGCCAGACCTTCCAAAGCTGGGTGA
- the LOC140841817 gene encoding probable hexosyltransferase MUCI70 isoform X1: MRIIWKRGFIRLVLTAGIIWMMIILTVFLFHVWSCQSSVAFFAALCNKDSKVFGMLHTMGLLTPPHRCTIPVADDLNKIVILKDNSHEKFVQRLSYMMEDIIQSNGSQSPLFGGHQTWQQREESFKVKPTMKVHCGFMQGGGAEMASKDVHYVKKCKFVVASGIFDAYDTPHQPSNISKRSESLFCFLMVVDEVSLDFIKKNSTIREDTAGGQWVGIWRLILLKHNTYDEPRRNGKVPKILTHRLFPQARYSIWIDGKMELVVDPLLLLERYLWRGKQTFAIAQHKHHRSIYEEADSNKRRKRYARPLIDLHMKIYRYEGMESWSPKRSVVSDVPEGAIIIREHTTLNNLFSCLWFNEVNLLTPRDQLSFGYVVYRLGGVFKLFMFPNCEYNSIFILHPHNREHSSKVEWAKTIAEIKKHPELIESRGGLGLWTPYPGNLDLVVLPPVARPSKAG; the protein is encoded by the exons ATGAGGATAATTTGGAAAAGGGGCTTCATTCGATTAGTTCTTACTGCTGGTATTATATGGATGATGATAATCCTCACCGTTTTTCTGTTTCATGTTTGGTCTTGCCAGTCTTCTGTTGCTTTTTTTGCAG CCCTTTGTAACAAAGATAGCAAAGTATTTGGCATGCTACATACAATGGGACTCCTGACGCCACCTCATC GTTGTACAATCCCTGTTGctgatgacctaaataagatagtTATTCTGAAGGATAATTCACATGAAAAATTTGTCCAAAGACTCTCCTACATGATGGAAGACATTATTCAGAGTAATGGATCCCAATCTCCTCTCTTTGGTGGGCATCAGACTTGGCAACAGAGAGAGGAGAGCTTCAAAGTGAAACCAACGATGAAG GTGCATTGTGGTTTTATGCAAGGTGGAGGTGCGGAAATGGCTTCAAAAGATGTCCACTATGTGAAGAAATGTAAATTTGTTGTTGCCAGTGGCATCTTTGATGCTTATGATACACCTCACCAGCCATCCAATATTAGTAAACGTTCAGAGAGTCTTTTTTGTTTTCTAATGGTGGTTGATGAAGTGTCTCTTgacttcataaaaaaaaattcaacaatCAGAGAGGATACTGCTGGAGGGCAGTGGGTCGGTATCTGGCGTTTGATCCTGCTTAAGCATAATACATATGATGAACCCAGAAGAAATGGGAAGGTTCCGAAGATATTAACCCACAGATTATTTCCTCAAGCACGTTACAGCATATGGATTGATGGTAAAATGGAACTTGTAGTTGACCCGTTGCTTCTTTTAGAGAG ATACTTATGGCGTGGGAAGCAAACATTTGCCATTGCCCAACATAAACATCATCGAAGTATCTACGAAGAAGCTGATTCCAACAAAAGGAGGAAGCGATATGCTCGTCCTCTGATTGATCTACACATGAAAATTTATCGTTACGAAGGCATGGAGTCCTGGAGTCCCAAAAGAAGTGTCGTCAGCG ACGTCCCCGAAGGAGCCATAATCATACGTGAACATACTACACTGAATAATCTGTTTAGTTGCTTATGGTTCAACGAGGTCAACCTCTTAACGCCAAGAGATCAACTAAGTTTTGGATACGTTGTTTATAGGTTAGGTGGCGTGTTCAAATTGTTCATGTTTCCGAACTGTGAATACAATTCAATCTTTATATTGCATCCTCACAATCGCGAGCATTCATCTAAAGTCGAGTGGGCAAAAACCATAGCTGAGATTAAAAAACATCCTGAGTTGATAGAGAGTAGGGGAGGGTTAGGATTGTGGACTCCTTATCCCGGGAATCTTGATTTGGTTGTGTTACCACCTGTAGCCAGACCTTCCAAAGCTGGGTGA
- the LOC140840594 gene encoding uncharacterized protein: protein MDNLKNLIHLFVTVFLSTFASLLVNPTIADVTMEAICPGKNECSLALYLTGFQQAVAGLGSVVMTPLIGKLSDAYGRKLLLTIPLTLGSLPLVILALNRTSTSFYVYFALKTISSMVSDGGLICLSLSCLADNVSEGKRVSAFGLLSGVISAGTVCGTLAARLLSPTQIFQVAAVISVLAAVYMRVFLQETPRHINALEQPILKLETETNETDNETMKKTEGTKGSFLQDVIHMLKSSTTLSLATAISFFNGLSEAGVQAFLMYYLKARFQFRKDQFADIWLITYIGATLSNMLLMPILGPILGEETLLSVGLFAGFLNMLFYSIAWSPWVPYVSSVLGTFLFLTSPSVRCIISKQVGPCEQGIAQGCILGIASLANVVSPLTFSPLSALFLSNKAPFHFPGFSILCLGLSWLIGFILSIMIKIAPRFSRDRNKVCTLA from the exons ATGGATAATTTGAAGAACTTGATTCATCTGTTCGTGACGGTATTCTTGTCGACTTTCGCTTCGTTATTAGTGAACCCGACCATCGCCGACGTGACGATGGAGGCCATCTGCCCAGGCAAAAATGAATGCTCCCTCGCACTCTATCTTACAGGCTTTCAACAAGCG GTTGCGGGATTGGGGTCGGTGGTAATGACTCCGCTTATCGGCAAGCTGTCCGATGCTTATGGACGAAAACTTTTGCTGACAATACCCTTGACCCTCGGCAGTCTTCCATTGG TGATCTTGGCATTGAATCGGACATCAACTTCCTTCTATGTGTATTTCGCTTTGAAGACTATATCTTCCATGGTCAGCGATGGTGGTCTCATCTGCCTTTCCCTTAGTTGTTTG GCTGACAATGTATCCGAGGGGAAACGTGTCTCAGCGTTTGGACTCTTGTCTGGTGTAATCTCCGCAGGAACCGTCTGTGGTACCTTAGCCGCCCGATTACTTTCCCCAACTCAGATATTTCAG GTAGCAGCAGTTATATCTGTTTTAGCAGCAGTGTACATGAGAGTCTTTCTTCAGGAAACGCCTCGCCACATTAATGCTCTGGAGCAGCCAATCTTGAAGTTAGAGACTGAAACCAATGAGACTGATAATGAGACAATGAAGAAGACAGAGGGGACGAAAGGCTCATTTCTTCAGGATGTAATTCATATGCTGAAGAGTAG CACTACTCTTTCGCTCGCAACAGCTATATCTTTCTTCAATGGCCTTTCGGAGGCAGGAGTTCAAGCTTTCTTGATG TATTACTTGAAGGCACGATTCCAGTTCCGGAAAGACCAATTTGCTGATATATGGCTCATCACCTACATTGGAGCAACCTTATCAAAT ATGCTCTTGATGCCTATCCTTGGTCCGATTTTAGGAGAGGAGACATTGCTTTCTGTAGGACTCTTTGCTGGATTTCTGAAT ATGTTATTTTACAGCATAGCATGGTCTCCGTGG GTGCCTTATGTCTCTTCTGTGCTGGGAACATTCCTTTTCCTCACTAGTCCTAGC GTAAGATGCATTATTTCGAAGCAAGTTGGGCCCTGCGAACAG GGGATTGCTCAAGGATGCATTTTGGGCATAGCTTCACTTGCCAATGTCGTGTCTCCATTGACATTTAGTCCTCTTTCAG CTCTATTCTTGTCCAATAAAGCTCCTTTCCACTTCCCTGGTTTCAGTATTCTCTGCCTTGGACTTTCTTGG TTGATAGGATTCATTCTTAGTATAATGATAAAGATTGCGCCCCGCTTCTCTAGAGACCGCAACAAGGTATGCACTTTGGCCTAA
- the LOC140841818 gene encoding subtilisin-like protease SBT1.6, giving the protein MATLLLLFLLFTLSLTQINCHPTARTYIVRVDSSSKPSVFPSHYHWYTSEFTEPTTIIHVYDTVFNGFAAVLTPEQAAATLQHPSILASFEDRRRELHTTRSPQFIGLRNQRGLWSESDYGSDVIIGVFDTGIWPERRSFSDLNLGPVPRRWKGVCEAGVKFTWKNCNRKIVGARFFAKGHEAAAGFGGIVGGINETIEFKSPRDADGHGTHTASTAAGRYAFRASMEGYASGIAKGVAPKARLAVYKVCWKNAGCFDSDILAAFDAAVNDGVDVISISIGGGDGVSSPYYLDPIAIGAYGAVSRGIFVSSSAGNDGPNGMSVTNLAPWMTTVGAGTIDRNFPAEIVLGDGRKISGVSLYSGKPLYGKMYHLVYPGKSGVLSASLCMENSLDLNSVRGKIVICDRGSSPRVAKGLVVKKAGGVGMILANGVANGEGLVGDAHLLPACAIGSDEGDKIKAYLSSNPEATATISFHGTVIGIKPAPVVASFSGRGPNGLNPEILKPDLIAPGVNILAAWTEAVGPTGLDLDTRKTEFNILSGTSMACPHVSGAAALLKSAHPDWSPAAIRSAMMTTANLNDNSWNPVLDESSKKPATPYDYGAGHLNLDLAMDPGLVYDLKNDDYVRFLCAIEYGPKTIQVITRSRVNCPVRKSLPESLNYPSISALFPSSSKGASKKIFFRMATNVGEANAVYRVRVEQPKGVTVSVNPEKLIFSESVRRLGYYVTVTVDAKNLVMGGSGALFGSLSWLDGKHVVRSPIVVTQIDPL; this is encoded by the coding sequence ATGGCGACTCTTCTACTTCTCTTCCTCCTCTTTACTCTATCACTGACCCAAATAAATTGCCATCCAACGGCCAGAACTTACATTGTGAGAGTGGACAGTTCATCCAAGCCGTCAGTTTTCCCCTCTCATTACCACTGGTACACCTCCGAGTTCACGGAACCCACTACCATTATCCATGTGTACGACACTGTTTTCAACGGATTTGCTGCAGTTTTGACCCCAGAGCAGGCTGCTGCAACTCTTCAGCATCCATCGATACTAGCTTCCTTCGAAGACCGCCGCCGGGAGCTCCATACCACAAGATCGCCGCAGTTTATTGGGCTTCGGAACCAGCGAGGTCTGTGGTCTGAGTCTGATTATGGTTCTGATGTTATTATTGGAGTTTTTGATACTGGGATTTGGCCTGAGCGCCGGAGCTTCTCTGATTTGAATCTTGGCCCGGTTCCGAGAAGGTGGAAGGGCGTTTGCGAAGCTGGTGTGAAGTTTACTTGGAAAAACTGTAACAGAAAAATTGTCGGAGCGAGGTTTTTTGCTAAAGGGCACGAGGCTGCCGCTGGATTTGGAGGGATTGTCGGTGGCATTAATGAAACCATCGAGTTCAAGTCCCCGAGGGATGCCGACGGGCATGGGACCCACACGGCGTCGACGGCTGCCGGAAGGTACGCGTTTCGCGCAAGCATGGAAGGTTACGCTTCTGGAATCGCGAAGGGCGTGGCGCCAAAGGCCCGTTTGGCTGTGTACAAAGTGTGCTGGAAGAATGCCGGGTGCTTTGATTCAGATATTTTGGCAGCATTTGACGCTGCGGTGAATGATGGTGTCGACGTCATCTCTATTTCCATCGGCGGCGGTGATGGAGTTTCCTCGCCATATTACCTCGACCCTATAGCAATAGGAGCGTATGGTGCTGTTTCGCGGGGGATTTTCGTTTCCTCCTCCGCTGGAAACGACGGCCCTAATGGCATGTCTGTGACTAACCTTGCGCCGTGGATGACCACGGTCGGTGCCGGCACCATCGACAGAAATTTTCCGGCAGAGATCGTTCTCGGTGATGGCAGAAAAATTTCCGGCGTCTCTTTGTATTCAGGCAAACCATTGTATGGCAAAATGTATCATCTAGTTTACCCCGGTAAATCAGGTGTCCTCTCTGCCTCCCTTTGTATGGAAAATTCGCTGGATCTCAACTCTGTCAGAGGCAAGATTGTGATATGTGATCGTGGCAGCAGCCCCCGTGTCGCCAAAGGATTGGTCGTGAAGAAAGCCGGCGGGGTGGGAATGATCCTCGCCAATGGTGTGGCCAATGGCGAAGGTTTAGTGGGCGACGCTCACTTGCTTCCAGCTTGCGCCATTGGCTCTGATGAAGGTGATAAAATTAAGGCATATTTATCATCCAATCCCGAGGCCACCGCCACGATAAGCTTCCACGGCACGGTCATTGGAATCAAACCAGCTCCGGTTGTGGCCTCATTTTCCGGCAGGGGGCCGAATGGGTTAAACCCAGAGATTCTAAAACCCGATTTGATCGCCCCTGGAGTTAACATCTTGGCTGCCTGGACGGAAGCAGTTGGCCCAACTGGCCTCGATTTGGACACTCGAAAAACCGAATTCAATATCCTTTCGGGCACATCCATGGCTTGCCCTCATGTAAGTGGTGCAGCAGCGTTGCTTAAATCCGCACACCCTGATTGGAGCCCTGCTGCGATCCGGTCTGCTATGATGACCACTGCGAATTTGAATGATAATTCTTGGAACCCAGTTCTTGATGAGTCTAGCAAAAAACCAGCAACTCCTTATGATTATGGAGCCGGCCACTTGAATCTTGATTTAGCTATGGATCCTGGACTCGTTTATGACCTTAAAAATGACGACTACGTAAGGTTCTTGTGCGCTATAGAATATGGCCCAAAGACCATTCAAGTGATCACTCGATCCCGGGTGAATTGTCCGGTTAGGAAGTCATTGCCAGAGAGTCTGAATTATCCATCAATATCTGCGTTATTTCCAAGCTCGTCCAAAGGAGCATCCAAAAAGATATTCTTTCGTATGGCGACGAATGTCGGAGAGGCAAATGCGGTGTATCGAGTGAGAGTCGAGCAGCCGAAAGGGGTCACGGTTAGTGTCAATCCCGAGAAGTTGATCTTCTCGGAGTCAGTTAGGAGGCTCGGGTACTATGTTACAGTTACCGTTGATGCTAAGAACTTGGTGATGGGTGGATCCGGGGCTCTGTTCGGATCACTTTCTTGGCTCGACGGAAAGCATGTGGTTCGGAGCCCCATTGTGGTCACCCAAATCGACCCGTTGTAG
- the LOC140841819 gene encoding glycine-rich protein 2-like, with protein sequence MADGDVRKGTVKWFNDEKGFGFITPDDGSEDLFVHQSAIKTDGYRSLGDGETVEFTVEHGSDGRAKAANVTGPDGGSVQGSTRGSYGGGRDGGYSRGGGGGGYGGGGRGGSRGGGGYGGGGYGGGGGYGSGGGGGGYGSGGGGGGGCYKCGESGHFARDCTQAGGGGGGGKYGGGGGGRYGGGGGGGGGGGACYNCGEDGHFSRECPNANR encoded by the coding sequence ATGGCCGATGGTGATGTGAGAAAGGGGACTGTTAAGTGGTTCAACGACGAAAAGGGCTTTGGATTTATCACTCCAGACGATGGTAGCGAAGATCTGTTTGTGCATCAGTCGGCAATAAAGACCGATGGCTATCGCAGCCTCGGAGACGGCGAGACTGTCGAGTTCACTGTGGAGCACGGAAGCGATGGCCGGGCTAAGGCGGCAAACGTGACCGGTCCAGACGGCGGATCTGTGCAGGGAAGCACCCGTGGTTCATATGGAGGAGGTAGAGATGGCGGGTACAGCAGAGGTGGCGGCGGAGGAGGATACGGAGGAGGGGGTAGAGGTGGCAGCCGCGGCGGTGGAGGCTATGGCGGCGGAGGATACGGCGGTGGCGGCGGTTATGGTAGCGGCGGCGGTGGCGGCGGTTATGGTAGCGGCGGAGGTGGCGGCGGGGGTTGTTACAAGTGTGGTGAGAGTGGTCATTTTGCAAGGGACTGCACACAGGCAGGCGGCGGTGGAGGCGGTGGAAAATACGGAGGCGGCGGAGGAGGTAGGTATGGCGGCGGAGGAGGCGGAGGCGGAGGCGGCGGGGCTTGTTACAACTGTGGTGAAGATGGTCATTTCTCTCGTGAGTGCCCGAATGCCAACCGCTAA